The following coding sequences are from one Streptomyces sp. V3I7 window:
- a CDS encoding aldo/keto reductase, with product MSSKVPPIILNNGVEMPQLGFGVWQVPDDEAERAVATALEAGYRSIDTAAIYGNEEGTGKAIAASGLPREDVFVTTKLWNAEQGYDSTLRAFDASLDKLGLDHVDLYLIHWPLPAQDKYVDTYKALEKLYSDGRIRAIGVSNFLPEHLQRLISETSVIPAVNQIELHPQLQQRAAREFHAEQGIRTEAWSPLGSGKGLLEVPAIIAIAQKHNRTPAQVVLRWHVQEGNIVIPKSVTPSRIQENIDVFDFSLDTEDLAAISALNEDRRLGPDPATFDMV from the coding sequence GTGAGCAGCAAGGTCCCCCCGATCATCCTGAACAACGGCGTCGAGATGCCCCAGCTGGGCTTCGGTGTCTGGCAGGTGCCGGACGACGAGGCGGAGCGCGCCGTCGCCACCGCGCTGGAAGCCGGGTACCGCAGCATCGACACCGCGGCGATCTACGGCAACGAGGAGGGCACCGGCAAGGCCATCGCCGCCTCCGGCCTGCCCCGCGAGGACGTCTTCGTCACCACCAAGCTCTGGAACGCCGAGCAGGGCTACGACAGCACCCTGCGCGCCTTCGACGCGTCGCTGGACAAGCTCGGCCTCGACCACGTGGACCTGTACCTGATCCACTGGCCGCTGCCGGCCCAGGACAAGTACGTCGACACGTACAAGGCGCTGGAGAAGCTGTACAGCGACGGCCGGATCCGCGCCATCGGCGTCTCCAACTTCCTTCCGGAGCACCTCCAGCGGCTGATCTCCGAGACGTCGGTCATCCCGGCGGTCAACCAGATCGAGCTCCACCCGCAGCTCCAGCAGCGCGCGGCCCGTGAGTTCCACGCCGAGCAGGGCATCCGCACCGAGGCCTGGTCGCCGCTCGGTTCGGGCAAGGGCCTGCTGGAGGTGCCGGCCATCATCGCGATCGCCCAGAAGCACAACCGCACCCCGGCCCAGGTCGTGCTGCGCTGGCACGTCCAGGAGGGCAACATCGTGATCCCGAAGTCCGTGACGCCGTCCCGGATCCAGGAGAACATCGACGTCTTCGACTTCAGCCTGGACACCGAGGACCTCGCGGCGATCAGCGCGCTGAACGAGGACCGCCGCCTGGGTCCCGACCCGGCGACGTTCGACATGGTCTGA